One region of Glycine max cultivar Williams 82 chromosome 9, Glycine_max_v4.0, whole genome shotgun sequence genomic DNA includes:
- the LOC100306381 gene encoding SRPBCC ligand-binding domain superfamily protein — MVVLTFTDEFTSSVQPRRLFKALILDAPNLIPKLMPEAIKNVQLAEGNGGPGSIQEITIAEGGNIKQLKHRIDAIDLEKLTYSYAVIDGDAALEKVDSISHEIKFEATEEGGCKTKNVSKYHPKEGVDVKEEDFKAAREEGLALLKVVDAYLVANPEAYAEGTINSDEFTSTVQPGRLFKALVLDAPNLIPKLMPEAIKNIQLVEGNGGPGSIQEITIVEGDKIKHLKHRIDVIDQEKLTYSYAVIEGDGALEKVDSIAHEVKFEATEEGGCKIKNVSKYHPKVGVDVKEEDFKAATEEGLALLKVVDAYLVANPEAYA, encoded by the exons ATGGTGGTCCTCACTTTCACAGATGAGTTCACTAGCAGTGTCCagccaagaagattgttcaaggCTTTGATCCTTGATGCTCCTAACCTCATCCCCAAGCTGATGCCTGAGGCCATTAAGAATGTTCAACTGGCTGAAGGGAATGGAGGCCCTGGAAGCATTCAGGAGATAACTATTGCTGAAG GTGGTAACATCAAACAGTTGAAGCATAGAATTGATGCAATAGACCTTGAGAAATTGACTTACAGCTACGCAGTGATTGATGGGGATGCTGCACTGGAAAAAGTGGATTCAATTTCACATGAGATTAAGTTCGAGGCCACTGAAGAGGGAGGTTGCAAGACCAAGAATGTTAGCAAGTATCATCCCAAAGAAGGAGTTGATGTTAAAGAGGAGGATTTCAAGGCTGCAAGAGAGGAAGGTTTGGCTCTCCTCAAGGTAGTGGATGCCTATCTTGTGGCAAACCCTGAGGCCTATGCTGAAGGAACTATAAATAGCG ATGAGTTTACTAGCACTGTCCAGCCAGGAAGGTTGTTCAAGGCTTTGGTCCTTGATGCTCCAAACCTCATTCCCAAGCTGATGCCCGAGGCCATTAAGAATATTCAACTGGTTGAAGGGAATGGAGGCCCTGGAAGCATTCAGGAGATAACAATTGTTGAAG GTGATAAGATCAAACACTTGAAGCATAGAATTGATGTAATAGACCAAGAGAAGTTGACATACAGCTATGCAGTGATCGAGGGGGATGGTGCACTGGAAAAAGTGGATTCAATTGCACATGAGGTTAAGTTCGAGGCCACCGAAGAGGGAGGTTGCAAGATCAAGAATGTCAGCAAGTATCATCCCAAAGTAGGGGTTGATGTCAAAGAGGAAGATTTCAAGGCTGCAACTGAGGAAGGTTTGGCTCTCCTCAAGGTAGTGGATGCCTATCTTGTGGCAAACCCTGAGGCCTATGCTTGA
- the PR10 gene encoding pathogenesis-related protein 10 has translation MGVVTQIYDTPAAVPPTRLFKAMTLDFHNLFPKLVDSIHSIVFTQGNGGPGTIKKITTIEGDKTKYVLHRVDAIDEANFVYNFSITEGTALADTLEKVSFESQLVEAPNGGSIRKVSVQFFTKGDATLSEEELTANKAKIQGLVKLVEGYLLANPDY, from the exons ATGGGTGTTGTTACTCAGATTTATGATACCCCTGCTGCTGTGCCTCCTACTAGGCTTTTCAAAGCCATGACATTAGATTTCCATAACCTCTTCCCAAAGCTTGTGGATAGCATCCACAGCATTGTTTTCACCCAAGGAAATGGTGGTCCTGGCACCATCAAGAAGATCACCACCATTGAAG GTGACAAAACCAAGTATGTGCTGCACAGAGTTGATGCAATTGATGAGGCTAACTTTGTATATAACTTCAGCATAACTGAGGGCACTGCCTTGGCTGACACATTGGAGAAGGTCTCATTCGAGAGCCAATTGGTGGAAGCTCCAAATGGAGGATCCATTAGGAAGGTAAGTGTCCAATTTTTCACCAAAGGCGATGCTACGCTTAGTGAGGAGGAGCTCACTGCCAACAAAGCCAAGATCCAAGGGCTTGTAAAGCTAGTTGAAGGGTACCTTTTGGCAAATCCTGATTATTGA
- the LOC100305867 gene encoding SRPBCC ligand-binding domain-containing protein, with product MGAFAFDEENSSTVAPATLYKALTKDADTIIPKIIGAIQTIEIVEGNGGPGTVKKITASEGDQTSFVLQKVDAIDEANLVYDYSIVGGTGLHESLEKVTFQTKVVPGTDGNGSIAKATLTFHTKDDAPLSDAVRDETKARGAGIFKAIEGYVLANPAQ from the exons ATGGGTGCTTTTGCTTTTGATGAGGAAAACTCCTCCACCGTGGCTCCGGCAACACTCTACAAAGCTCTGACAAAAGATGCTGACACTATCATCCCAAAGATTATTGGGGCCATCCAAACTATTGAAATCGTTGAAGGAAATGGAGGACCCGGAACCGTCAAGAAGATAACAGCTAGTGAAG GTGACCAAACCAGTTTCGTGCTGCAAAAAGTGGATGCAATTGACGAGGCTAACTTGGTATACGACTACAGCATAGTGGGAGGGACGGGGTTGCATGAAAGTTTGGAGAAGGTTACATTCCAAACAAAGGTGGTTCCTGGCACTGATGGTAATGGCTCTATCGCCAAGGCCACTCTCACATTCCACACCAAAGACGATGCACCACTCTCAGATGCAGTGCGTGATGAAACAAAGGCCAGGGGTGCTGGAATTTTCAAGGCCATTGAGGGCTACGTTTTGGCAAATCCTGCTCAATGA
- the LOC100806574 gene encoding probable polygalacturonase isoform X1: MLVRYHLLRINGLHFAFSTLFQVALLLLVALSNAVRVNGDGGQCGSNPTLDPRPHSVSILEFGAVGDGKTLNTIAFQNAIFYLKSFADKGGAQLYVPPGKWLTGSFNLTSHLTLFLEKGAVLIGTQDPSHWDVVEPLPSYGRGLEVPGGRYQSLINGYMLHDVVVTGNNGTIDGMGMVWWDWYSTHSLNHSRPHLVEFVASDYVVVSNLTFLNAPAYSIHPVYCSHVHIQNVSISTPPESPYTVGIVPDSSDNVCIEDCIVAMGFDAISLKSGWDEYGIAYGRPTENVHIRRVQLHAFSGSALAFGSDMSGGISNVLVEHAHLFNSNSGIEFRTTKGRGGYMKEIVMSDIQMENVHTAIAATGNCGSHPDDKFDPNALPHLDHITLKDVIGTNITIAGNLAGIDESPFTNICLSNITLSTNSVSPITWACSNVSGFSDSVLPEPCPELGNTSYDSSSSCFYLLSVSGKTALQ; encoded by the exons ATGCTTGTAA GATATCATCTTCTGAGAATCAATGGGTTGCATTTTGCTTTTTCTACCCTCTTTCAGGTGGCATTGCTCTTGCTGGTGGCATTGAGCAATGCCGTTAGAGTTAATGGAGATGGAGGGCAATGTGGTTCCAACCCAACACTAGACCCTAGACCACACAGTGTCTCCATTTTGGAGTTTGGTGCAGTTGGAGATGGTAAAACACTCAACACCATTGCTTTCCAGAATGCCATCTTCTATCTCAAGTCATTTGCTGATAAGGGTGGGGCTCAGCTCTATGTTCCTCCGGGAAAATGGCTCACTGGAAGCTTCAATCTCACCAGCCATCTCACCCTCTTTTTGGAAAAAGGTGCTGTCCTTATTGGAACTCAG GATCCATCTCATTGGGATGTTGTTGAACCCTTGCCTTCTTATGGCCGAGGGCTTGAAGTTCCTGGGGGAAGATATCAGAGTTTGATAAATGGATACATGTTACATGATGTGGTCGTAACAG GTAATAATGGAACCATTGATGGCATGGGAATGGTTTGGTGGGATTGGTATAGCACCCATTCCTTGAACCACAGTCGTCCTCATTTGGTTGAATTTGTGGCATCTGATTATGTGGTAGTTTCAAATCTTACATTCTTGAATGCTCCAGCTTATAGCATACACCCAGTTTATTGCAG CCATGTACATATTCAAAATGTTTCAATCTCTACTCCTCCTGAATCCCCTTATACTGTTGGCATAGTGCCAG ATTCTTCTGATAATGTGTGTATAGAAGATTGTATTGTTGCCATGGGATTTGATGCAATTTCTCTCAAAAGTGGCTGGGATGAGTATGGCATTGCTTATGGAAGGCCTACTGAGAATGTACACATCAGAAGGGTGCAACTTCATGCATTTTCTGGCTCTGCTCTTGCATTTGGCAGTGACATGTCTGGTGGCATTTCAAATGTTCTAGTGGAGCATGCTCATCTTTTCAACTCAAATAGTGGCATTGAGTTCAGAACCACCAAGGGAAGAGGTGGTTATATGAAAGAAATTGTTATGTCAGACATACAAATGGAGAATGTCCACACAGCAATTGCTGCCACAGGTAATTGTGGCTCTCATCCTGATGACAAGTTTGATCCAAATGCACTCCCACATTTGGATCACATTACCTTGAAGGATGTCATAGGTACAAACATTACCATTGCTGGAAACTTAGCTGGAATAGATGAATCTCCTTTCACAAACATTTGCCTCTCCAACATAACCTTGTCCACAAATTCTGTTTCTCCTATTACTTGGGCATGCTCAAATGTGTCTGGTTTTTCTGACTCAGTTCTTCCAGAACCTTGTCCTGAACTTGGCAACACCTCATATGATTCTTCCTCATCATGTTTCTATCTGCTGAGTGTCAGTGGCAAAACTGCACTGCAGTGA
- the LOC100798069 gene encoding melanoma-associated antigen F1, which translates to MANAAEDFSQFGISKEEKDKLVGELIRYMLFKTHQNSGCPIKREELTQLVTKNYHQRNLPTFVINEAKEKLSFVFGYEMRELQRTQPSSKARTQSSQQSVADSKSYILISQLPPNVYEKYVVDVNTAHLSGFTFVIISIVYLAGGKIPEENLWSQMRRMGLGETESSHPVLGNVKQAFELLVQQRYLQKDKVNGPEGNTVYYELAERALDGPMNDRIKEYISQIVQDNTSVGAA; encoded by the exons ATGGCAAATGCTGCAGAAGATTTCTCCCAATTCGGGATTTCAAAAGAG gaaAAAGATAAGCTTGTTGGGGAATTGATTAGGTACATGCTTTTCAAAACCCATCAAAATTCTGGGTGCCCCATTAAGAGAGAGGAACTCACTCAACTCGTTACGAAGAACTATCATCAGCGTAACCTTCCTACCTTTGTGATCAATGAGGCTAAGGAGAAGCTTTCCTTTGTATTTGGCTATGAAATGAGGGAGCTTCAAAGGACCCAACCTTCTTCCAAAGCCCGGACACAGTCCTCCCAACAAA GTGTTGCAGATTCGAAATCATATATTCTCATAAGTCAACTTCCTCCTAatgtatatgaaaaatatgttgtGGATGTTAATACTGCGCATCTATCCGGATTCACTTTTGTCATAATTAGTATTGTATATCTTGCCGGTGGTAAAATTCCAGAAG AAAATCTATGGAGCCAAATGAGGAGGATGGGTTTGGGTGAAACTGAATCAAGTCATCCAGTCCTTGGAAATGTTAAGCAAGCATTTGAACTTCTTGTTCAGCAAAG GTATTTACAGAAAGACAAAGTTAATGGTCCTGAAGGCAATACTGTATATTATGAGCTTGCTGAGAGAGCTTTAGATGGACCCATGAATGACAGGATTAAAGAATATATCTCTCAG ATTGTGCAGGACAATACTTCAGTGGGTGCTGCCTAA
- the LOC102664797 gene encoding major strawberry allergen Fra a 1.04 — protein sequence MGVYTDTNEYPSPISPSRLFKALVVDAHDLIPKLLPHAVKSIEIIQGNGGPGSIKQFNFVEGSQVKSVKNRINEIDEDTFTYNYSLIEGQALKDKFASIAHEIKFEAAPDGGSVSKVTNKYYLKGDV from the exons ATGGGTGTTTACACTGACACAAATGAGTACCCCTCTCCAATCTCTCCATCAAGGTTGTTCAAGGCCTTGGTTGTTGATGCTCACGACCTCATTCCAAAACTTCTGCCACATGCTGTGAAGAGCATTGAAATCATACAAGGAAATGGGGGGCCAGGAAGCATCAAACAGTTTAACTTTGTTGAAG GCAGCCAAGTGAAAAGTGTTAAGAACCGGATTAACGAGATAGACGAGGACACATTTACTTACAATTACTCATTGATTGAAGGTCAAGCATTGAAGGATAAGTTTGCATCCATTGCTCATGAGATTAAGTTTGAAGCAGCACCTGATGGTGGTAGCGTGAGTAAAGTAACAAACAAGTATTATCTTAAAGGTGATGTCTAG
- the LOC100806574 gene encoding probable polygalacturonase isoform X2, with the protein MLVALLLLVALSNAVRVNGDGGQCGSNPTLDPRPHSVSILEFGAVGDGKTLNTIAFQNAIFYLKSFADKGGAQLYVPPGKWLTGSFNLTSHLTLFLEKGAVLIGTQDPSHWDVVEPLPSYGRGLEVPGGRYQSLINGYMLHDVVVTGNNGTIDGMGMVWWDWYSTHSLNHSRPHLVEFVASDYVVVSNLTFLNAPAYSIHPVYCSHVHIQNVSISTPPESPYTVGIVPDSSDNVCIEDCIVAMGFDAISLKSGWDEYGIAYGRPTENVHIRRVQLHAFSGSALAFGSDMSGGISNVLVEHAHLFNSNSGIEFRTTKGRGGYMKEIVMSDIQMENVHTAIAATGNCGSHPDDKFDPNALPHLDHITLKDVIGTNITIAGNLAGIDESPFTNICLSNITLSTNSVSPITWACSNVSGFSDSVLPEPCPELGNTSYDSSSSCFYLLSVSGKTALQ; encoded by the exons ATGCTT GTGGCATTGCTCTTGCTGGTGGCATTGAGCAATGCCGTTAGAGTTAATGGAGATGGAGGGCAATGTGGTTCCAACCCAACACTAGACCCTAGACCACACAGTGTCTCCATTTTGGAGTTTGGTGCAGTTGGAGATGGTAAAACACTCAACACCATTGCTTTCCAGAATGCCATCTTCTATCTCAAGTCATTTGCTGATAAGGGTGGGGCTCAGCTCTATGTTCCTCCGGGAAAATGGCTCACTGGAAGCTTCAATCTCACCAGCCATCTCACCCTCTTTTTGGAAAAAGGTGCTGTCCTTATTGGAACTCAG GATCCATCTCATTGGGATGTTGTTGAACCCTTGCCTTCTTATGGCCGAGGGCTTGAAGTTCCTGGGGGAAGATATCAGAGTTTGATAAATGGATACATGTTACATGATGTGGTCGTAACAG GTAATAATGGAACCATTGATGGCATGGGAATGGTTTGGTGGGATTGGTATAGCACCCATTCCTTGAACCACAGTCGTCCTCATTTGGTTGAATTTGTGGCATCTGATTATGTGGTAGTTTCAAATCTTACATTCTTGAATGCTCCAGCTTATAGCATACACCCAGTTTATTGCAG CCATGTACATATTCAAAATGTTTCAATCTCTACTCCTCCTGAATCCCCTTATACTGTTGGCATAGTGCCAG ATTCTTCTGATAATGTGTGTATAGAAGATTGTATTGTTGCCATGGGATTTGATGCAATTTCTCTCAAAAGTGGCTGGGATGAGTATGGCATTGCTTATGGAAGGCCTACTGAGAATGTACACATCAGAAGGGTGCAACTTCATGCATTTTCTGGCTCTGCTCTTGCATTTGGCAGTGACATGTCTGGTGGCATTTCAAATGTTCTAGTGGAGCATGCTCATCTTTTCAACTCAAATAGTGGCATTGAGTTCAGAACCACCAAGGGAAGAGGTGGTTATATGAAAGAAATTGTTATGTCAGACATACAAATGGAGAATGTCCACACAGCAATTGCTGCCACAGGTAATTGTGGCTCTCATCCTGATGACAAGTTTGATCCAAATGCACTCCCACATTTGGATCACATTACCTTGAAGGATGTCATAGGTACAAACATTACCATTGCTGGAAACTTAGCTGGAATAGATGAATCTCCTTTCACAAACATTTGCCTCTCCAACATAACCTTGTCCACAAATTCTGTTTCTCCTATTACTTGGGCATGCTCAAATGTGTCTGGTTTTTCTGACTCAGTTCTTCCAGAACCTTGTCCTGAACTTGGCAACACCTCATATGATTCTTCCTCATCATGTTTCTATCTGCTGAGTGTCAGTGGCAAAACTGCACTGCAGTGA